The Leucobacter sp. UCMA 4100 genome window below encodes:
- a CDS encoding C-terminal binding protein produces MAPEPHQNRPVAVYTDIEDTDVSAGVALLEAAGFEVRVLETMDPERIIEGAADATALLVGYAEIDRATLERLPSVRIVSLMSMGFNNVDIDAASELGKWVTNVPGVATEEVAAHALALALGALRGVKEYAEAVTAGEWNSRSEIVQPRVSGLTLGLVGLGKIGAQLAAYARPLFARVLAYDPFVPRDEETLAGLEARGITLETLETVRRESHVLSIHTPLTAETERMVDEAFIAKMPRGSYLVNVSRGQLIDSHAVRAAVESGHLAGVGLDVLDEEPPTADHPLLGHPRITVTPHIAYFSAFTAAEYVRVQAQNPVTLMLTGTPDSPVAGPNTDHTR; encoded by the coding sequence ATGGCCCCAGAGCCCCACCAGAACCGCCCCGTCGCGGTGTATACCGACATCGAAGACACCGATGTTTCGGCGGGCGTTGCCCTGCTCGAGGCCGCTGGCTTCGAGGTGCGGGTGCTCGAGACCATGGACCCGGAGCGCATCATCGAGGGCGCGGCAGACGCCACGGCGCTGCTCGTCGGCTACGCCGAGATTGACCGTGCGACGCTCGAGCGGCTCCCGTCGGTGCGCATCGTGTCGCTCATGTCGATGGGCTTCAACAACGTCGACATCGACGCCGCGAGTGAGCTCGGCAAATGGGTCACGAACGTTCCAGGCGTCGCGACCGAGGAGGTCGCGGCCCACGCGCTTGCCCTCGCGCTCGGTGCGCTTCGGGGTGTCAAAGAATATGCCGAAGCGGTGACGGCTGGCGAGTGGAACAGTCGCTCTGAGATCGTGCAGCCCCGCGTGAGCGGCCTCACCCTCGGGCTCGTCGGCCTCGGCAAGATCGGAGCGCAGCTCGCAGCGTACGCGAGGCCGCTCTTTGCCCGCGTGCTCGCCTACGACCCCTTTGTGCCCCGCGACGAAGAGACGCTCGCCGGGCTTGAAGCCCGCGGTATCACTCTCGAAACGCTTGAGACGGTGCGGCGCGAGTCGCACGTGCTCTCGATCCACACCCCTCTTACGGCCGAGACCGAGCGCATGGTCGACGAGGCCTTCATCGCCAAGATGCCGCGCGGCTCGTACCTCGTGAACGTGAGCCGGGGGCAGCTCATCGACTCGCACGCCGTGCGCGCCGCAGTCGAGTCGGGCCACCTCGCGGGGGTCGGGCTCGACGTGCTCGACGAAGAACCGCCCACAGCAGATCACCCGCTGCTTGGCCACCCGCGCATCACGGTCACGCCACACATTGCTTATTTCTCAGCCTTCACCGCAGCCGAATACGTGCGCGTGCAGGCACAAAACCCCGTGACGCTTATGCTCACGGGCACCCCAGACTCGCCGGTTGCCGGCCCGAACACCGATCACACGCGTTAG
- a CDS encoding amino acid ABC transporter ATP-binding protein, with product MSDDAITRSVIVGEDLPYAGPTLTVQNLHKSYGDNQVLAGVEFEVNKGEVKAVLGPSGSGKSTMLRLMALLEPADQGAILLHGERIGAEDRGGKLHYLPERKLAIQRREIGMVFQRFNLFPHMTAQQNVMIALQSVQGVSKAEARERAFEMLSRVGMKDRAGHYPSELSGGQQQRVAIARALVLGPQVMLFDEPTSALDPELVGEVLEVMEQLAESGMTMIVVTHEVRFARRVADEVTLFDSGVIVEQAAPEEFFENPQHERTKRFLSHVH from the coding sequence ATGAGTGACGATGCAATCACCCGAAGCGTTATCGTGGGCGAAGACCTGCCCTATGCAGGCCCCACCCTCACGGTACAGAACTTGCACAAGAGCTACGGTGACAACCAGGTGCTTGCGGGCGTCGAGTTCGAGGTCAACAAGGGCGAGGTGAAGGCCGTGCTCGGCCCCTCGGGCTCTGGAAAGTCAACGATGCTGCGCCTCATGGCGCTGCTCGAGCCGGCCGATCAGGGCGCGATCCTCTTGCACGGCGAGCGGATCGGCGCCGAAGACCGCGGCGGCAAGCTACACTACTTGCCAGAGCGCAAGCTCGCGATTCAGCGCCGCGAGATTGGCATGGTGTTTCAGCGCTTCAACCTGTTCCCGCACATGACCGCGCAGCAGAACGTGATGATCGCGTTGCAGTCGGTGCAGGGCGTCTCGAAGGCTGAGGCGAGGGAGCGCGCGTTTGAGATGCTGAGCCGCGTTGGCATGAAGGATCGCGCGGGCCACTACCCCTCAGAGCTCTCTGGCGGCCAGCAGCAGCGCGTTGCCATCGCGCGGGCCCTCGTGCTCGGGCCGCAGGTCATGCTGTTTGACGAGCCGACCTCGGCACTTGACCCGGAGCTCGTGGGCGAGGTGCTCGAGGTGATGGAGCAGCTCGCTGAGTCGGGCATGACGATGATCGTCGTCACGCACGAGGTGCGCTTTGCGAGGCGCGTTGCCGACGAGGTCACGCTGTTTGACAGCGGCGTCATCGTCGAGCAGGCAGCCCCTGAGGAGTTCTTCGAGAACCCGCAGCACGAGCGCACGAAGCGCTTCCTGAGCCACGTGCACTAG
- a CDS encoding amino acid ABC transporter permease, translated as MLFDPEIFFEQLKSSAYLYGALLSIGVAIVSLIIATLLGFFVALGRTSDKWALKGPANVYTWFFRALPALLVLLIMWNALPQVIPALKSDWYTPFIAASVGLGLVESAFMAEIIRSALQSVDEGQALAGRALGMKPAAVMMKITLPQALRVALPPTGNEFIGLIKYSSLASVISLRELLTTAQVGVNITFRYAEYYLVAIIYYLIIVSVITLIQSQIEKKFAWTSRQTVKSAKKQEAEAVA; from the coding sequence ATGCTTTTTGATCCCGAAATTTTCTTCGAGCAGCTGAAGAGTAGCGCTTACCTGTACGGCGCGCTGCTCTCGATCGGCGTCGCGATCGTGTCGCTCATCATCGCGACCCTGCTCGGCTTCTTCGTCGCCCTCGGCCGCACCTCTGACAAGTGGGCGCTCAAGGGCCCCGCGAACGTTTACACCTGGTTCTTCAGGGCGTTGCCTGCACTGCTCGTGCTGCTCATCATGTGGAACGCGCTGCCGCAGGTTATCCCAGCGCTCAAGTCAGACTGGTACACCCCGTTCATTGCGGCCTCGGTGGGCCTTGGCCTCGTCGAGTCGGCGTTCATGGCCGAGATTATTCGCTCGGCGCTGCAGAGCGTCGACGAGGGCCAGGCACTCGCGGGCCGCGCGCTCGGCATGAAGCCGGCCGCCGTCATGATGAAGATCACCCTGCCCCAGGCGTTGCGCGTCGCGCTGCCGCCAACCGGCAACGAGTTCATCGGCCTCATTAAGTACTCATCGCTCGCGTCGGTCATCTCGCTCAGGGAGCTGCTCACGACCGCGCAGGTCGGCGTGAACATTACCTTTCGCTACGCCGAGTACTACCTCGTGGCCATCATTTACTACCTCATCATCGTCTCGGTGATCACGCTCATTCAGAGCCAGATTGAGAAGAAGTTCGCGTGGACTTCACGGCAGACCGTGAAGAGCGCGAAGAAGCAGGAAGCAGAGGCAGTCGCATGA
- a CDS encoding ABC transporter substrate-binding protein has protein sequence MKKIMLATASVASAVLLLAGCASSSDSNEAKPKPAANENAPEGLVKEGSLTVCIDPEYPPLEYYADGSGGDIVGFDADSVRALADHWGLEANFEVTSFDGLMPGVQSGKCDMIFGGLYESAERAEIADSVTIMAAGPAVLAAPESADKISDGMSLCGMRVVSQAASSNSMSVQKLSEECEAAGKSAITHTEYPKTAETVLAVINGKADALVETNVAASYMATQNEGQLEMVNTVFDPDTTFGAFTKPGSTLIDPLTEALNALQEDGTLAKIAAEYNLDESILDVTR, from the coding sequence ATGAAAAAGATTATGCTCGCGACCGCTAGCGTCGCCTCAGCGGTGTTACTGCTTGCCGGTTGTGCAAGCTCGAGCGATTCGAACGAGGCGAAGCCCAAGCCGGCCGCCAACGAAAACGCTCCCGAGGGCCTCGTCAAAGAGGGCTCACTCACCGTGTGCATCGACCCCGAGTACCCGCCGCTCGAGTACTACGCTGACGGCTCAGGCGGCGACATCGTAGGCTTCGACGCTGATTCGGTGCGGGCGCTCGCTGATCACTGGGGTCTCGAGGCCAACTTCGAGGTCACCTCGTTTGACGGCCTCATGCCCGGCGTGCAGAGCGGCAAGTGCGACATGATCTTCGGCGGCCTCTACGAGAGCGCCGAGCGCGCAGAGATTGCTGACTCGGTGACCATCATGGCGGCGGGCCCCGCGGTACTTGCGGCACCCGAATCGGCCGACAAGATCTCAGACGGGATGTCGCTGTGCGGCATGCGCGTGGTTTCGCAGGCGGCTTCAAGCAACTCGATGAGCGTGCAGAAGCTCAGCGAAGAGTGCGAGGCTGCAGGCAAGTCAGCGATCACCCACACCGAGTACCCGAAGACGGCCGAGACCGTGCTCGCCGTCATCAATGGCAAGGCCGACGCGCTCGTCGAGACGAACGTTGCCGCGAGCTACATGGCCACCCAGAACGAGGGTCAGCTTGAGATGGTCAACACCGTGTTCGATCCCGACACCACCTTCGGCGCGTTTACAAAGCCGGGCAGCACGCTCATCGATCCGCTCACTGAGGCACTCAACGCGCTGCAGGAAGACGGCACGCTCGCGAAGATCGCTGCCGAGTACAACCTCGACGAGTCAATTCTCGACGTCACCCGCTAG
- a CDS encoding Lrp/AsnC family transcriptional regulator, which translates to MDFLTERAITYLRRDGRASYSTIAKELDTTRANVSSRLSPLFQSGSLRVIAAIHPRILGLEVLAHVSLRVYGSPAHIIEHLTQLPSAVYLSEATGSYQVIVELHSPSLTDLHRDIGEIRALDGVIEGHILQYEHVYSSFFLGEEPDLQGFQLDETNQLLAQQLQIDGRKSYAELAEHTGLSISATRDRVARLLDSGAMQIGVVRGRNSAGSELVFGFGFTTATPHPQLLELLRAQPGLEFLSSTVGRYDLVTTISFNSLPQFATLLQAIRTIDEVRTVETWLHTRIHMERYVHSGSWVTHE; encoded by the coding sequence ATGGACTTCCTCACCGAACGAGCAATCACGTACCTGAGGCGCGACGGCCGCGCCTCGTACAGCACCATTGCCAAAGAGCTCGACACCACGAGGGCCAACGTCTCGAGCCGCCTCTCGCCGCTCTTCCAGTCGGGCTCGCTGCGCGTCATCGCCGCCATTCACCCCCGCATTCTCGGCCTCGAGGTGCTCGCCCACGTGAGCCTGCGGGTGTACGGATCGCCCGCCCACATCATCGAGCACCTCACGCAGCTGCCCTCGGCGGTGTACCTCTCTGAGGCAACCGGCTCGTACCAGGTCATCGTCGAGCTGCACTCGCCGAGCCTCACCGACCTGCACCGGGACATCGGCGAGATTCGCGCGCTCGACGGCGTCATCGAGGGCCACATTCTGCAGTACGAGCATGTCTACTCAAGCTTCTTCCTCGGCGAGGAGCCCGACCTGCAGGGCTTCCAGCTCGACGAGACGAACCAGCTGCTCGCCCAACAGCTACAAATCGACGGCCGCAAGAGCTACGCCGAACTCGCCGAGCACACCGGCCTCTCGATCAGCGCCACCCGCGACCGGGTCGCCCGCCTGCTCGACTCCGGCGCCATGCAAATTGGCGTCGTGCGCGGCCGCAACTCTGCCGGTTCAGAGCTCGTCTTCGGCTTCGGCTTCACTACCGCGACGCCGCACCCCCAGCTGCTCGAGCTCTTGCGTGCCCAACCCGGCCTCGAGTTTCTCTCGAGCACCGTCGGCCGCTACGACCTCGTCACCACCATCTCGTTCAACTCCCTGCCCCAGTTCGCGACCCTACTGCAGGCCATTCGCACGATCGACGAGGTGCGCACGGTCGAAACGTGGCTGCACACCCGCATTCACATGGAGCGGTACGTGCACAGCGGTTCCTGGGTCACGCACGAGTAG
- a CDS encoding IS30 family transposase, translating to MLAEHVNTIWDMRAAGFTAREIGERVDKSEAAILSHIHSQGGVRPRRVARVSSLSFEERIEIQALWTAKAGIREIARKLGRAPSTVSREIRRNAFFSSERARRPRYRATQAQSQTFQRARRPKPSKLVTNPRLRRFVEAELSLKRSPEQVVGRLQREFPDQPEMRVSHETIYQAIYLLARGGLKRELEVRVRTGRKIRHSHRSGQSRQGRIAGMVNIVDRPAEALDRAVPGHWEGDLIIGKDGKSAIGTVVERHSNYLFLVWLDPSLPRVEAVTEGLIAKMKELPDVLRRTLTWDQGKEMSKHQEVAMGADIDVFFCDPHSPWQRPTNENTNGLLREYFPKGTDLSVFSQADLDYVEWEMNDRPRKRLAFAKPAEVIEEILLR from the coding sequence ATGCTTGCTGAGCATGTGAACACGATCTGGGATATGCGAGCTGCTGGCTTCACCGCACGAGAGATTGGTGAACGGGTAGACAAGAGCGAAGCCGCGATCTTGTCACATATTCATTCGCAGGGCGGGGTGAGACCCCGAAGAGTAGCCCGGGTGTCGTCGTTATCGTTCGAGGAGCGTATCGAGATTCAGGCGTTATGGACGGCAAAGGCTGGGATTCGTGAGATCGCGAGGAAGTTGGGGCGTGCCCCGTCAACAGTGAGTCGTGAGATTCGGCGGAACGCGTTCTTTTCTTCTGAACGGGCTCGTAGGCCGAGGTATCGGGCAACACAGGCACAATCGCAAACGTTTCAGCGCGCCCGCAGACCGAAACCGTCGAAGCTGGTAACGAATCCGCGGTTACGGCGTTTTGTGGAGGCTGAACTATCGTTGAAGCGGTCACCGGAACAGGTTGTGGGCAGGCTACAGCGCGAGTTTCCGGATCAGCCGGAGATGCGAGTGTCACACGAAACGATCTATCAAGCGATCTATCTCCTTGCCAGGGGTGGGCTCAAACGCGAGCTTGAGGTTCGGGTTCGTACGGGGAGGAAGATCCGACACAGTCACCGTTCTGGCCAGTCTAGGCAGGGCCGAATTGCTGGGATGGTGAACATTGTTGACCGTCCCGCAGAAGCACTTGATCGGGCTGTTCCTGGGCATTGGGAAGGTGACTTAATTATCGGGAAAGATGGCAAGAGCGCTATCGGGACGGTCGTTGAACGCCACTCGAACTATCTATTCCTTGTTTGGTTAGACCCCTCGTTACCGCGGGTAGAAGCAGTCACTGAGGGGCTTATCGCGAAGATGAAAGAGTTACCTGATGTGCTTCGTCGGACTCTCACCTGGGACCAGGGCAAAGAGATGAGTAAGCATCAAGAAGTCGCTATGGGAGCTGATATTGATGTGTTCTTTTGCGACCCGCACTCGCCCTGGCAGCGGCCGACGAATGAGAACACGAATGGGTTACTGCGGGAGTATTTCCCCAAGGGCACTGATCTGAGTGTGTTCAGTCAGGCAGATCTCGATTATGTTGAGTGGGAGATGAACGACCGGCCCCGGAAACGGTTAGCGTTCGCGAAGCCGGCCGAGGTCATCGAAGAGATACTGTTGCGCTGA